A single Nostoc sp. PCC 7107 DNA region contains:
- a CDS encoding cyclic GMP-AMP synthase DncV-like nucleotidyltransferase, with protein MADCHKLFLEFNTFIALNSKRKEGLRVSRNAVRDKIRRYFQDKQNGFVPKFHGQGSFMMNTIIEPLDGEFDIDDGIYFKVETQPVKSVSTFHQWIWEAVNGQTKQEPIDKQTCVRIVYTRQYHIDLPIYYVIEGQTPYLAHKAKGWIQSDPREFIKWFNKKADNEGQLKRIVRYLKAWSDYRKGDLPSGLIFSILAANNIVFDERDDVAFYQTLLNIKRNLEWNFVCYRPTTPAYENLLEDYSKTKKNYFLGQLSSFIESAKTALDDNTSQRDACKAWQRHFGKDRFPFESEEFIEDYYQLDLRYKLTIDCRVTQAGFRTYSLKQMFSKKLPLLPNKKLEFYIVDFNAPEPFKVKWKVRNVGNEAIRRRQIRGQIVKDSGNYRINESSNFHGSHFVECYLIKNNFCVARARIDVPIKLPE; from the coding sequence GTGGCGGATTGTCATAAATTGTTCTTGGAATTCAATACTTTTATTGCCTTAAACTCTAAGCGGAAAGAGGGATTACGTGTATCCCGTAATGCTGTTCGAGATAAAATTAGGCGGTACTTTCAGGATAAACAGAATGGCTTTGTTCCAAAGTTTCATGGACAGGGTTCATTCATGATGAATACTATCATCGAGCCACTTGATGGTGAATTTGACATTGATGATGGTATCTATTTCAAAGTAGAAACACAACCAGTTAAAAGTGTAAGTACATTCCACCAATGGATTTGGGAAGCTGTCAATGGGCAGACAAAACAAGAGCCTATTGACAAACAAACTTGTGTCAGAATTGTCTATACCAGACAATATCATATTGATCTGCCTATTTACTATGTTATTGAAGGGCAAACTCCATATTTAGCTCATAAGGCCAAAGGATGGATTCAAAGTGACCCTAGAGAATTCATTAAATGGTTTAATAAAAAAGCTGACAATGAAGGTCAACTAAAGCGAATTGTCCGTTATTTAAAAGCTTGGAGTGATTATAGAAAAGGTGATTTACCTAGTGGATTAATTTTCTCAATTCTAGCAGCTAATAATATTGTTTTTGATGAACGAGATGACGTAGCTTTTTATCAAACTCTACTTAATATCAAGAGAAACCTAGAATGGAATTTTGTATGCTATCGCCCGACAACTCCTGCTTATGAAAATCTGTTAGAAGATTACAGCAAAACTAAGAAAAATTACTTTTTAGGACAGCTTAGTAGTTTTATTGAATCTGCTAAAACAGCTTTGGATGATAATACAAGCCAAAGGGATGCTTGCAAAGCTTGGCAACGGCACTTTGGCAAAGATAGATTTCCGTTTGAATCTGAAGAATTTATTGAAGATTACTATCAACTTGATCTTCGATATAAGTTAACAATAGATTGCCGAGTTACACAAGCAGGCTTTAGAACTTATTCATTAAAGCAAATGTTTTCAAAAAAATTACCTTTGCTACCTAATAAAAAATTGGAATTTTATATTGTTGATTTTAATGCACCAGAGCCATTTAAAGTAAAATGGAAGGTTCGTAATGTTGGAAATGAAGCAATAAGAAGACGACAAATTCGAGGACAAATTGTGAAGGATAGTGGAAATTACAGAATAAATGAATCAAGTAATTTTCATGGCTCCCATTTTGTAGAATGTTATCTTATCAAAAATAATTTTTGTGTAGCACGAGCTAGAATTGATGTGCCAATAAAATTACCAGAGTAG
- the fba gene encoding class II fructose-bisphosphate aldolase (catalyzes the reversible aldol condensation of dihydroxyacetonephosphate and glyceraldehyde 3-phosphate in the Calvin cycle, glycolysis, and/or gluconeogenesis) → MALVPLRLLLDHAAENGYGIPAFNVNNLEQIQAILKAAAETDSPVILQASRGARNYAGENFLRHLILAAVETYPEIPIVMHQDHGNAPSTCYSAIKNNFTSVMMDGSLEADAKTPASFEYNVKVTSEVVNVAHALGVSVEGELGCLGSLETGAGEAEDGHGFEGTLDHSQLLTDPDEAVSFVEATQVDALAVAIGTSHGAYKFTRKPTGEILAISRIEEIHRRLPNTHLVMHGSSSVPEDLIALINEYGGAIPETYGVPVEEIQKGIKSGVRKVNIDTDNRLAITAAVREALAKNPKEFDPRHFLKPSITYMQKVCAERYVQFGTAGNASKIKQVSLETFAAKYAKGELNAISKAAAKV, encoded by the coding sequence ATGGCGCTTGTACCATTGCGGCTGCTCTTGGATCACGCGGCTGAGAACGGTTACGGCATCCCAGCTTTCAACGTTAACAATTTGGAGCAGATTCAGGCAATCCTGAAAGCTGCTGCCGAGACAGATAGCCCCGTAATTTTGCAAGCTTCCCGTGGCGCTCGTAACTATGCAGGTGAAAACTTCCTGCGCCACCTGATTTTGGCTGCGGTAGAAACCTATCCTGAGATTCCCATCGTCATGCACCAGGATCATGGTAATGCTCCTTCTACCTGCTACTCAGCAATCAAGAACAACTTTACCAGCGTCATGATGGATGGTTCCTTGGAAGCTGACGCTAAAACCCCTGCTAGCTTCGAGTACAACGTTAAAGTTACTAGCGAAGTTGTTAATGTAGCTCATGCTTTAGGCGTAAGCGTTGAAGGCGAACTCGGTTGCTTGGGTTCTCTGGAAACTGGCGCGGGTGAAGCTGAAGATGGACACGGTTTTGAAGGTACTCTTGACCATTCTCAACTATTAACTGACCCCGATGAAGCTGTTAGCTTTGTAGAAGCCACCCAAGTAGATGCTTTGGCTGTAGCTATTGGTACTAGCCACGGTGCTTACAAGTTTACCCGCAAACCAACTGGCGAAATTTTGGCAATCAGCCGCATTGAAGAAATTCACCGTCGTCTACCTAACACCCACTTGGTAATGCACGGTTCTTCTTCTGTACCTGAAGATTTAATTGCTTTGATTAACGAGTACGGTGGTGCGATTCCCGAAACCTACGGTGTACCTGTAGAAGAAATTCAAAAAGGTATCAAGAGTGGTGTTCGCAAAGTGAACATCGACACCGACAACCGTTTGGCTATCACCGCTGCTGTGCGCGAAGCTTTAGCAAAAAATCCCAAGGAATTTGACCCCCGTCACTTCCTCAAGCCTTCTATTACATATATGCAGAAGGTTTGTGCAGAACGCTATGTACAATTCGGTACTGCTGGTAACGCAAGCAAGATTAAACAAGTTTCTCTAGAAACTTTTGCTGCTAAATATGCTAAAGGTGAATTGAACGCTATCAGCAAGGCTGCTGCTAAGGTTTAA
- a CDS encoding DUF433 domain-containing protein: protein MFIPIIKEHTEITPGVCGGKPRIAGHRIRVQDIVIWHEQMGLSPDEILHHHPSISLADVYAALAYYHDHREEIRQQIVADEEFARQLQDQNPSLLQQKLKLKI from the coding sequence ATGTTTATCCCCATCATTAAAGAACACACTGAAATTACTCCTGGTGTGTGTGGAGGAAAGCCGAGAATTGCCGGACACCGCATTAGAGTTCAAGATATTGTCATCTGGCATGAACAAATGGGACTGTCACCAGATGAAATTCTTCATCATCATCCTAGTATTAGCCTAGCTGATGTTTATGCAGCTTTAGCTTATTATCACGATCATCGAGAAGAAATTCGGCAACAAATCGTTGCTGATGAAGAATTTGCTCGTCAATTGCAAGACCAAAATCCATCATTATTGCAACAAAAACTAAAGCTTAAAATATAG
- a CDS encoding DUF2442 domain-containing protein — MLKDIIAVQPKEGYQLYIKFEDNKQGIIDISKLISFTGIFAPLKDINYFHQVKINSELGTIYWENGADFDPDVLYAEITGETIINYQIFKTPNED, encoded by the coding sequence ATGCTAAAAGATATTATTGCAGTCCAACCAAAAGAAGGTTATCAACTGTACATCAAATTTGAAGATAATAAACAAGGAATTATTGATATTAGTAAATTGATTTCTTTTACAGGGATTTTTGCACCACTAAAAGATATTAACTATTTCCATCAAGTGAAAATAAATTCTGAGTTGGGAACTATTTACTGGGAAAATGGGGCAGATTTTGATCCTGATGTACTTTATGCAGAAATTACGGGAGAAACAATCATTAATTATCAAATTTTCAAGACACCAAATGAAGATTGA
- a CDS encoding DUF4160 domain-containing protein yields the protein MPEISRFLGIIITMYYNDHPPPHFHVRYNQQKAIIDIETLSILEGKLSSRVLALVLEWANLHTAELMDNWEKARLNSPLEKIEPLE from the coding sequence ATGCCAGAAATTAGCCGTTTTCTAGGAATTATTATTACCATGTATTATAACGACCATCCACCGCCACATTTCCATGTTCGTTATAATCAACAAAAAGCGATTATTGATATTGAAACTTTATCTATATTAGAAGGTAAACTATCTTCCAGAGTATTAGCACTTGTACTGGAATGGGCGAATTTACATACAGCAGAATTGATGGATAACTGGGAAAAAGCTAGACTCAATAGTCCGCTAGAAAAAATTGAACCCTTGGAATAA
- a CDS encoding Uma2 family endonuclease: MVKTPSQLRTIHQLENGDKLTRYEFERRYNATPNVKKAELIEGIVYIMPAALRFRSHGQPHGWITGWLFTYEAATPGVALGVEPTVRLDLDNEPQPDAVLLIAPEAGGQTRLSEDDYIEGAPELIIEIAASSVAIDLHAKKQAYRRNGVKEYIVWQVLESKLTWFYLEQGEYLELVPDNDGILKSQVFPGLWLAVAELLAGNMQAVLAVLQAGLQSIEHLTFVVELGVE, translated from the coding sequence ATGGTAAAAACTCCTTCACAACTTCGGACAATTCACCAATTAGAAAACGGCGACAAACTCACCCGCTATGAATTTGAGCGTCGCTATAACGCTACGCCTAATGTCAAAAAAGCCGAATTGATTGAAGGAATTGTATATATAATGCCTGCTGCGTTACGTTTTAGAAGTCACGGTCAACCACATGGTTGGATTACTGGTTGGTTATTTACTTACGAAGCCGCTACACCTGGTGTAGCTTTGGGGGTGGAACCAACTGTGCGTCTAGACTTAGATAACGAACCTCAACCAGATGCAGTTCTGCTCATCGCACCAGAAGCAGGCGGTCAAACAAGGCTGAGTGAAGATGATTATATCGAAGGTGCGCCAGAGTTAATTATTGAAATTGCGGCTAGTAGTGTGGCTATTGACCTTCATGCTAAAAAACAAGCTTATCGCCGTAATGGTGTGAAAGAATATATTGTTTGGCAAGTGCTTGAGTCGAAATTGACTTGGTTTTATTTGGAACAGGGCGAATATTTGGAGTTAGTGCCTGATAATGATGGGATTCTAAAAAGTCAGGTTTTTCCCGGTTTGTGGTTAGCAGTTGCAGAGCTACTAGCAGGAAATATGCAGGCTGTGTTGGCTGTTTTGCAAGCTGGCTTACAATCTATTGAACACTTAACGTTTGTTGTGGAACTGGGAGTGGAATAA
- the ptsP gene encoding phosphoenolpyruvate--protein phosphotransferase: MVGIVIVSHSKQLALGVQELAAQMVQGKVAIAVAAGIEDAENPLGTDALKIYEAIASVFSDDGVLVLMDLGSAVMNAEMAVEFLPEAHQKQVYLCEAPLVEGAIAAAVAAAIGKNIQQVMAEARGALSAKATQLGITIAADVNSHIQPTKSTAYPSREIRLTVSNRLGLHARPAAQFVATAAKFQSQIQVQNLTRNSPVVRGDSINQVTTLGVRQGHELLITATGVDADAALAALQTLFANNFGEDNTAVVSPPTIQQQATPATHGELSGIAASPGVAIAPVIHYQPAPVTVTQYHVDDPELEWQRLQSAIHTAQQEIQTIFSQASLQIGDTEAAIFDAHLLFLEDPVLLETVQQRIMEHHLNAEAAWQAVVEEVATSYRTLEDAYLRERVEDVVDIGQRVLRLLAGNAATSLYLAEPAIIVATDLTPSDTAALDPRKVLGICTVSGSATSHSAIIARTLGIPAVLGVNPEVLRLEDGTLMGLDGESGKAWVEPEADILTILETKREAWQTAKQEALTKAHQPAITRDGKQINILANIGSIADVQAAVAGGAEGVGLLRTEFLYLDRTTDPTEEEQLTVYQAIAQVLDNRPLIIRTLDVGGDKPLPYLRVGLHEANPFLGWRGIRFCLDHPELFKTQLRAILRASAEHNIKVMFPMIATVTEVRAAKAILGEVQTELRQAGIAFDENLPVGVMIEVPAAVAIADQLAAEVSFFSIGTNDLSQYVMAGDRNNPRVAYLADALHPAVLRMIQQTVQAAHAAGIWVGLCGELAAEPTAAGILLGLGLDELSVNPQAIGIIKQAIAKLTVTQAEAIVVTALQLDSANDVRALVQ; this comes from the coding sequence GTGGTCGGAATAGTTATCGTTTCTCATAGTAAACAATTGGCTCTGGGTGTGCAGGAACTCGCTGCACAAATGGTTCAGGGCAAAGTTGCCATTGCGGTGGCGGCGGGGATTGAAGATGCGGAAAATCCACTCGGTACGGATGCGCTGAAAATTTATGAGGCGATCGCATCTGTATTTAGCGATGATGGTGTATTAGTGCTGATGGATCTGGGTAGCGCAGTCATGAATGCAGAAATGGCTGTGGAATTCTTACCAGAAGCCCATCAAAAACAAGTATATCTCTGTGAAGCGCCACTAGTAGAAGGTGCGATCGCTGCCGCTGTTGCAGCCGCCATAGGTAAGAATATTCAGCAGGTAATGGCGGAAGCTAGGGGAGCATTAAGCGCCAAAGCCACACAATTGGGTATTACTATCGCAGCAGATGTTAATAGCCACATCCAACCAACCAAAAGCACCGCTTATCCTAGTAGAGAAATTCGGCTGACTGTGAGTAATCGCTTAGGCTTACACGCGCGTCCGGCGGCGCAGTTTGTCGCCACCGCCGCTAAATTTCAATCTCAAATTCAGGTGCAGAATTTAACGAGAAATAGCCCAGTTGTCCGGGGTGACAGTATTAACCAAGTCACAACTTTAGGTGTGCGTCAAGGACATGAACTGTTAATTACTGCAACTGGTGTTGATGCGGATGCAGCACTAGCAGCATTACAAACGTTATTTGCGAATAACTTTGGTGAAGATAATACGGCTGTTGTGTCTCCACCAACAATACAGCAACAAGCAACTCCAGCAACACATGGTGAACTTTCAGGAATTGCGGCTTCTCCGGGAGTGGCGATCGCACCTGTAATTCATTATCAACCTGCTCCGGTAACTGTGACACAGTATCATGTAGATGACCCGGAGCTAGAATGGCAACGTTTACAGTCAGCAATTCACACAGCGCAACAAGAAATTCAGACTATTTTTTCCCAAGCATCTTTGCAAATAGGTGACACCGAAGCGGCAATTTTTGATGCTCATTTACTATTTTTAGAAGACCCCGTATTGCTAGAAACTGTGCAGCAACGCATTATGGAACATCACCTCAATGCAGAAGCCGCTTGGCAAGCTGTAGTTGAGGAAGTTGCAACTTCTTACCGCACCCTGGAAGATGCGTATTTGCGAGAACGAGTGGAAGATGTTGTCGATATAGGACAAAGGGTACTACGACTGTTGGCGGGAAATGCTGCTACTAGCTTGTATCTAGCTGAACCAGCGATTATAGTCGCCACAGACTTGACACCATCAGATACAGCCGCATTAGATCCCCGCAAGGTACTTGGTATTTGTACAGTATCAGGAAGTGCCACATCTCACAGTGCGATTATTGCACGGACATTGGGAATTCCTGCTGTTTTGGGCGTGAATCCCGAAGTGCTGCGCTTGGAAGATGGTACATTGATGGGGCTGGATGGTGAAAGCGGTAAAGCTTGGGTAGAACCAGAAGCAGATATTCTCACGATATTGGAAACTAAACGGGAAGCTTGGCAAACTGCTAAACAAGAAGCACTCACCAAGGCGCATCAACCAGCAATCACCCGTGATGGCAAACAGATAAATATCCTCGCCAATATTGGTAGCATTGCAGATGTACAAGCGGCGGTAGCTGGTGGTGCTGAAGGTGTGGGATTATTGCGGACTGAGTTTTTGTATTTAGATAGAACTACCGATCCAACCGAAGAAGAACAACTGACAGTGTATCAAGCGATCGCCCAAGTTTTAGACAACCGTCCCTTAATTATTCGCACTTTGGATGTCGGTGGTGACAAACCATTACCTTATTTGCGAGTCGGACTTCACGAAGCCAACCCCTTCCTTGGCTGGCGAGGGATACGTTTTTGTTTAGATCATCCAGAATTATTTAAAACTCAGTTGCGGGCAATTTTACGCGCCAGTGCAGAACATAATATTAAGGTGATGTTTCCGATGATTGCGACTGTCACAGAAGTACGTGCAGCTAAAGCAATCTTAGGTGAAGTACAAACCGAACTGCGACAAGCGGGTATAGCCTTTGATGAAAATCTGCCAGTGGGTGTCATGATTGAAGTTCCCGCAGCCGTCGCCATAGCTGATCAATTAGCGGCGGAAGTCAGCTTTTTCAGTATCGGGACTAATGATCTTAGTCAGTACGTCATGGCAGGCGATCGCAATAACCCCAGAGTAGCTTATTTAGCCGATGCCCTACACCCTGCCGTATTGCGAATGATCCAACAAACTGTACAGGCTGCCCACGCCGCCGGAATTTGGGTAGGATTATGTGGAGAACTAGCAGCAGAACCAACGGCAGCGGGGATTTTATTAGGTTTGGGGTTAGATGAATTGAGCGTCAATCCCCAAGCTATCGGGATAATTAAACAGGCGATCGCCAAATTAACTGTAACTCAAGCCGAGGCGATCGTAGTAACAGCCTTACAATTAGATTCGGCAAATGACGTTAGAGCTTTAGTGCAATAA
- the glp gene encoding gephyrin-like molybdotransferase Glp, giving the protein MLPVTDAEAIILNLVQPLDDQQDIEIVDLLAAGDRILAHPITSQLDFPHWDNSAMDGYAVRYADVQQANAEKPAILEIVEEIPAGYQPKITIQPGQAARIFTGAVIPAGADTVVMQERTSREENRVFIQAAPQPKEFVRHKASYYQAGTQLLPAGIQLKAAEIAVLAAAQCPQVKVYRRPKVAIFSTGDELVTPDTPLQPGQIVDSNNYALATLVKESGAEPILLGIVKDNPVALQETIAYAIANADIVLSSGGVSVGEYDYVEKILETLGAKIHIRSVEMTPGKPLTVANFSNQNSAIYFGLPGNPVSALVTFWRFVQPAIKKLAGLAEGWEPKFLKVRSHDELRANGKRETYIWGRLNLVNGVYEFHKAGGTHNSGNLINLAQSNTLAVLPVGQTLISRGKEVQVLLIAAV; this is encoded by the coding sequence ATGTTACCAGTTACGGATGCAGAAGCAATTATTTTAAATTTGGTGCAACCGTTAGATGATCAGCAGGATATAGAAATTGTAGATTTATTGGCAGCAGGCGATCGCATTCTGGCACACCCTATCACCAGCCAGCTAGATTTTCCCCATTGGGATAACTCCGCAATGGATGGCTATGCAGTCCGTTATGCAGATGTACAGCAAGCTAATGCTGAAAAACCAGCTATCTTAGAAATTGTTGAGGAAATTCCCGCAGGATATCAACCTAAAATCACAATTCAACCAGGACAAGCAGCGCGAATTTTTACTGGTGCGGTAATTCCAGCAGGTGCGGATACTGTAGTGATGCAAGAAAGGACAAGCCGCGAGGAAAATCGCGTGTTTATTCAAGCTGCACCACAACCAAAAGAATTTGTCCGACACAAAGCATCTTATTATCAAGCTGGAACACAACTGTTACCCGCCGGAATTCAATTAAAGGCGGCGGAAATAGCAGTATTAGCAGCAGCCCAGTGTCCCCAAGTCAAAGTTTATCGCCGTCCAAAAGTAGCAATTTTTTCCACTGGCGACGAATTAGTCACACCAGATACACCACTACAACCAGGCCAAATTGTCGATTCTAATAATTATGCCTTGGCAACTTTGGTAAAAGAAAGTGGTGCAGAACCTATATTATTAGGCATTGTTAAAGACAATCCAGTTGCTTTACAAGAAACAATTGCTTACGCCATAGCTAATGCTGATATTGTGCTTTCTTCGGGTGGGGTTTCTGTAGGCGAATATGATTATGTTGAAAAAATTCTCGAAACTTTAGGCGCAAAAATTCATATTCGTTCTGTAGAAATGACTCCGGGGAAACCTTTAACTGTGGCGAATTTTTCTAATCAAAATTCAGCAATTTATTTTGGTTTACCAGGAAATCCTGTTTCTGCTTTAGTAACTTTTTGGCGGTTTGTACAACCAGCGATTAAAAAACTCGCTGGACTTGCTGAAGGTTGGGAGCCAAAATTTTTAAAGGTGCGATCGCATGATGAATTACGCGCCAATGGCAAACGCGAAACTTATATTTGGGGTCGTTTAAATTTAGTTAACGGTGTTTACGAATTTCACAAAGCTGGCGGTACTCACAATTCTGGTAATTTAATTAACTTAGCTCAAAGCAATACCTTAGCAGTTTTACCAGTAGGTCAAACATTAATTTCACGAGGAAAAGAAGTGCAAGTTTTATTAATTGCTGCGGTGTAA
- a CDS encoding CBASS cGAMP-activated phospholipase — protein MVNSPLPSAQNSQVFKVLSIDGGGIKGLYSARILEHFEDRFNCHIADYFDLICGTSTGGLIALGLSLNIPVGLISNLYYRRGKHIFPQRNGFLSLLKQVFLRSKYDNSELKRALEEIFGERTLAESRCLLCIPAFSLTDGRPFIFKYDHNEGLLRRDGKTRYVDIALATSAAPAYLPIVTIDTYDNKQFIDGGVYANNPTLVGVVEALRYFVGNGKRFQKLMVMSIGSLEPNPGRRFVSKYHRSVLDWNTDLITTFFEGQAYVTGYFVDTLANYCDSRFDYVRIPGAPLSPQQAQIINLDNTSSEALHLMSQMGTDQGLFWGRKPEIAEFFKERKQYIIR, from the coding sequence ATGGTTAACTCTCCTTTGCCTTCTGCTCAAAATTCACAAGTATTCAAAGTTTTATCAATAGATGGAGGGGGGATTAAAGGACTATATTCAGCCAGAATTCTAGAACATTTTGAGGATAGATTTAACTGCCATATTGCTGATTATTTTGACTTGATCTGTGGCACTTCAACAGGAGGTTTGATTGCACTAGGATTGTCCCTGAATATCCCTGTTGGACTAATAAGTAATCTCTACTATAGGCGGGGCAAACACATTTTCCCGCAGAGAAATGGTTTTCTAAGTTTACTTAAACAGGTTTTCCTGCGAAGCAAGTATGACAATAGCGAATTAAAGAGAGCATTGGAAGAAATTTTTGGAGAGCGAACCCTTGCTGAATCTCGCTGTTTGCTGTGCATCCCCGCATTTTCTTTAACTGATGGTAGACCATTCATTTTTAAGTATGACCATAATGAAGGCCTTCTACGTAGAGATGGTAAAACGAGATATGTTGATATAGCTCTTGCAACAAGTGCAGCACCAGCTTACTTACCGATTGTTACTATTGACACTTACGATAACAAACAGTTTATAGATGGAGGAGTTTATGCCAATAATCCAACTCTAGTCGGTGTGGTGGAAGCACTTCGATACTTCGTTGGTAATGGCAAAAGATTTCAGAAGCTAATGGTTATGTCTATTGGCTCTTTAGAACCTAATCCTGGAAGAAGATTTGTTTCTAAGTATCATCGTTCTGTTCTTGACTGGAACACAGATTTGATCACTACGTTTTTTGAGGGACAGGCCTATGTCACAGGTTATTTTGTGGACACTCTAGCAAACTATTGTGACTCTAGGTTTGATTATGTTCGTATTCCTGGTGCGCCTTTATCTCCACAGCAAGCACAGATTATTAACCTTGATAACACGTCTAGTGAAGCCTTGCATTTAATGTCGCAGATGGGTACAGATCAGGGGTTGTTCTGGGGTAGAAAACCAGAAATTGCTGAGTTTTTTAAAGAACGTAAACAATATATTATTAGGTGA
- a CDS encoding DUF4230 domain-containing protein, whose protein sequence is MTSFSGLMQTIQDTTGIFVDIKKTAIAGIIFFFSILLLSFYIFSGHWFTTKSETKIQTVILGGLKEISDFNVVKMQSKATVVEQEKNVVFSIPLGQTKVIYEGVGTIRVGMDMKLLDVKELDESNHLVHIILPPPYITETTLDVESSRLLDHHRDGVSFKSKIELQDQAQRDALKTIRVEACENGIIDTANKNAKEQAEKLLYAAGYKKIIIDTQSAKSGNCPIF, encoded by the coding sequence ATGACTTCTTTCAGTGGCTTAATGCAGACAATACAAGATACTACAGGTATTTTTGTTGACATCAAAAAAACAGCAATCGCAGGAATAATATTTTTTTTCTCTATACTTTTGTTGAGCTTTTATATTTTTTCTGGTCATTGGTTTACTACTAAGAGTGAGACAAAAATACAAACAGTTATTCTTGGTGGATTAAAAGAAATAAGTGACTTTAACGTTGTGAAAATGCAAAGTAAAGCTACTGTAGTTGAACAAGAAAAAAATGTAGTTTTTTCTATTCCTTTAGGGCAGACAAAAGTTATTTATGAAGGAGTAGGTACGATTCGTGTAGGAATGGATATGAAGCTACTTGATGTTAAAGAATTGGATGAAAGTAATCATTTAGTACATATTATCTTACCTCCACCATACATCACGGAGACTACTCTAGATGTTGAATCTTCACGTCTTTTAGATCATCATCGTGATGGAGTTAGTTTTAAATCAAAAATTGAACTGCAAGACCAAGCACAAAGAGATGCTCTTAAAACCATTAGAGTGGAAGCTTGTGAAAATGGCATCATAGATACTGCTAATAAAAACGCAAAAGAACAAGCAGAAAAATTACTTTATGCAGCAGGCTATAAAAAAATTATCATAGATACTCAATCAGCTAAATCTGGTAATTGTCCTATTTTCTAA
- a CDS encoding helix-turn-helix domain-containing protein produces MGYVRLKIRELAEQRGWTLKDVANRSGVNYNTVRSYVQRGALNTVDLSAVFKIAQAFEVTLEELVEVVED; encoded by the coding sequence ATGGGTTACGTTAGGTTAAAGATTAGAGAACTAGCTGAACAGCGAGGTTGGACACTAAAAGATGTGGCTAATCGCTCAGGAGTCAACTACAACACTGTAAGAAGTTATGTGCAACGTGGCGCACTTAATACCGTTGACTTATCTGCTGTCTTTAAAATAGCCCAAGCTTTTGAAGTTACCTTAGAAGAATTGGTAGAAGTTGTGGAAGATTAA
- a CDS encoding DUF4351 domain-containing protein encodes MSFDNICKVLAEKYPVEFVNWLLAEEPTKVKVLKTELSLEPIRADSVTFLQTANRILHIEFQTRTISNPPLPFRMLDYSVRLIRQYNVPVTQVVIFLQETNNEVAFTEEYVNETTTHHYRVLRMWEQDSAIFFDNPALLPLAPLTRTTSPQQLLSQVAQSLARIPDMNTRQDIVAYTEILAGLKFEKGLIRQFLSEDVMQESVIYQDILQKGQQQGKQEEAFRFFMRLLTRRFGEIDSSIVERMRGLSTEQLEVLGEEFVDFSTISDLVTLLEQQENS; translated from the coding sequence ATGAGCTTTGACAACATTTGTAAAGTATTAGCTGAAAAATATCCAGTAGAATTTGTTAATTGGTTACTTGCTGAAGAACCGACAAAAGTTAAAGTATTAAAAACAGAATTAAGTTTAGAACCAATTCGTGCTGATTCTGTGACCTTTCTGCAAACCGCCAATCGAATTTTGCATATCGAATTTCAAACCCGTACTATATCAAATCCTCCACTTCCATTCAGAATGCTAGATTATTCGGTGCGGTTAATACGTCAATATAATGTGCCTGTAACTCAGGTGGTAATTTTTTTGCAAGAAACAAATAACGAAGTTGCTTTTACCGAAGAATATGTAAATGAGACAACCACTCACCATTATCGAGTTCTACGAATGTGGGAGCAAGACTCAGCAATATTTTTCGATAACCCTGCATTATTACCCTTAGCACCATTAACACGCACAACTTCACCTCAACAGTTGCTATCGCAGGTTGCCCAGAGTCTTGCTAGAATTCCTGATATGAATACTAGGCAAGATATTGTAGCCTACACCGAGATTTTAGCTGGATTGAAATTTGAAAAGGGATTGATTCGTCAATTTTTAAGCGAGGATGTTATGCAAGAGTCAGTCATTTATCAGGATATTTTACAGAAGGGACAACAACAGGGAAAACAAGAAGAAGCCTTCCGGTTTTTCATGCGTCTGTTAACTCGACGTTTTGGTGAGATAGACTCATCAATTGTTGAGCGTATGCGAGGATTATCTACTGAACAATTGGAAGTATTGGGAGAAGAATTTGTTGATTTTTCTACAATATCTGATTTGGTTACTTTGTTAGAACAACAGGAAAATAGTTAA